A stretch of the Candidatus Curtissbacteria bacterium genome encodes the following:
- a CDS encoding transcriptional repressor, with the protein MIQIKHDCREELREADLKATPARLGILQALEHTSKPLDVNSLISYLKRHNIKADDVTVFRIMHMLSDRGLVTPLQLGEGKFRYEHSGREDHHHFICESCGSIEDVSDCNINVIEKEIQKKKGFLVKRHSLEFFGICKSCRH; encoded by the coding sequence ATGATACAGATTAAACACGATTGTCGGGAGGAACTAAGAGAAGCAGATCTTAAGGCTACTCCCGCACGCTTGGGTATTCTTCAGGCGCTTGAGCACACAAGCAAACCGCTGGATGTCAATTCCCTCATTAGTTATCTCAAACGACACAACATAAAAGCAGACGATGTGACCGTTTTCCGCATTATGCATATGCTTTCTGATCGTGGCCTTGTGACGCCCCTTCAACTTGGAGAGGGTAAATTTCGTTATGAGCATAGCGGAAGAGAAGACCACCACCATTTTATTTGCGAAAGCTGCGGATCGATAGAGGACGTTTCGGACTGCAATATCAATGTTATAGAAAAAGAAATTCAGAAAAAGAAAGGGTTTTTGGTCAAAAGACACAGCCTGGAATTTTTTGGAATCTGTAAATCATGTCGACACTAA
- a CDS encoding PH domain-containing protein, translating to MPGIANKKLLGLNKNGKEEQIVVSHLTIRESITFLVLRLLALEIIAAIGIIIFHNFILSPTVKNAISPDLIIFNIPLFILLVLVKTFIMIFIIIQWLNEYYEITSKEIIHKKGLIFRREEKYKLEHLGSLRIEQDVIGRILNYGSLKLYNWALGKEVSLYLIHNPRKYHHVLQSLLPSADEEKKVFREHMLEKEKL from the coding sequence ATGCCTGGCATTGCAAACAAAAAACTCCTAGGACTCAACAAAAACGGTAAGGAAGAACAAATTGTAGTCTCTCACCTGACAATCCGGGAAAGTATTACTTTCCTTGTCTTAAGACTCCTCGCCCTCGAAATAATCGCGGCGATAGGAATAATTATATTCCACAATTTTATTCTTTCACCAACCGTAAAAAACGCGATTAGTCCTGACTTAATTATCTTTAATATCCCTCTCTTCATACTTCTGGTTCTAGTAAAAACATTCATCATGATCTTTATCATCATCCAATGGTTAAACGAATATTACGAAATTACTTCCAAAGAAATAATTCATAAAAAGGGGTTAATTTTCAGGAGAGAAGAAAAGTATAAATTAGAACATCTAGGTTCACTCCGAATAGAGCAAGATGTTATCGGCAGAATCTTAAATTACGGTTCTCTAAAACTTTATAACTGGGCTCTGGGAAAAGAGGTATCGCTTTATCTAATCCATAATCCGAGAAAATATCACCACGTGCTCCAATCGCTCCTCCCTTCAGCAGACGAAGAGAAAAAGGTCTTCCGTGAACATATGCTGGAAAAAGAAAAACTTTAA
- a CDS encoding YggT family protein, producing the protein MATVEREVKTTTTTTPPVTAEHPQSVYQKKKAIFRTYQIIWYVFGVVEVLLALRFTLKALGANPASGFADLVYTLSDPLTSPFRTLFRVTVTEGSVFEWTTIVAMLVYALIAYGLVELMQLVKPTTPQEVEQKVDK; encoded by the coding sequence ATGGCTACGGTTGAAAGAGAAGTTAAAACAACTACAACCACAACTCCCCCGGTTACTGCAGAACACCCGCAAAGCGTTTATCAAAAGAAAAAAGCCATTTTTAGAACTTATCAGATAATCTGGTACGTTTTTGGTGTTGTCGAAGTCTTGCTCGCCCTGAGATTTACCTTAAAAGCACTAGGCGCAAACCCCGCAAGCGGATTCGCAGACCTTGTCTACACTCTCAGCGACCCATTGACCTCTCCTTTCAGAACTCTATTCCGTGTAACTGTCACCGAAGGCTCTGTTTTCGAATGGACGACAATCGTCGCGATGCTTGTCTACGCATTAATCGCCTACGGTTTAGTCGAACTTATGCAGCTCGTTAAGCCCACAACTCCCCAGGAAGTCGAGCAAAAAGTCGACAAGTAA
- a CDS encoding cupin domain-containing protein: MKGLVTNIEKTTLENNDFRRVLYTAKNSQLVVMSLKPGEAIGEEVHDLDQFLRIEKGKGKTILNGQETPIKDGSAIIVPQGTKHNVVNTSQTEDLKLYTVYSPPNHKDGTVHHTKAETEASEEHFDGKTTE; this comes from the coding sequence ATGAAAGGCCTTGTCACAAACATCGAAAAAACGACTTTAGAGAATAACGACTTCCGCCGAGTTCTGTATACCGCGAAAAATTCTCAACTCGTGGTAATGAGCCTTAAGCCTGGAGAGGCAATCGGAGAAGAAGTTCATGATCTCGATCAATTTTTGAGGATTGAAAAAGGCAAAGGAAAAACGATTTTAAACGGCCAAGAAACACCCATCAAGGATGGTTCCGCAATCATTGTGCCCCAAGGAACAAAACATAACGTTGTTAACACTTCACAAACCGAGGACCTCAAACTATATACCGTCTATTCTCCTCCAAACCACAAAGACGGCACCGTCCACCACACCAAAGCCGAAACAGAAGCAAGCGAAGAACATTTCGACGGCAAAACCACTGAATAA